The Labrus mixtus chromosome 18, fLabMix1.1, whole genome shotgun sequence DNA segment agctcgactaTTGTACTGAGgggtgcaaactccacaaagtgaaaacagatggaACTAAAAGAGCGATAGAGCTGCACACAaaattttaagcttttttttttttctcttggagagaccttcaaaaacagaCTGCGTCTTATGTACCGGTGTGATTTATGTTCTGTATTTATGGTAATATAATTGCCTTATATTTACTGAAGagtgtactgtatactgttagttCAATGTCCATCTGAAGACGGCTGATACACCATAAAGAGTCAGGGGAACGAATCATCTCACTGACATTACGTCTTAGTACTGTTGTTCAGTTTGCTTTAAGATTGTGTCCAGCTCACTCTTAAACTGTAACTGTGTTATATTTGTCTGGATTCTTCACATAAATAATTCTGTTTGATGTTAttattaagaaaatgttcaaatctttGTCAGCACTATTGACAACAAAGGAAAGTAATTTTTAAAAGTTGGCATCTTTAGCTGAGCAGTGATGAAGTTTCATTCCCAGACATGAGCAGTTCAAAGACTGAAATGAGGCCAAACTAAACCCTTCATCTGCTCTAAACAAAGACGGGTCCAACTAAATATTCCACATGACACTATGAGAGGTGCTCTTCtgctgactctgctgtgtaagAGAAATATcgattcatttgtttttttgatttagtgagacattttttttgtgttacttGCAGATTGCCCATGATACCTTGCTACAGTATGGCAGCACAGACCTCCAAGCTTTACTGCAGATCACCGGAGAAGGAGGAGCGTGGAGCAACCCTGTCCTTACCTCCCTCCTCACCGGCCAGCCCACCAACACAGAAGAAGGTTTGATCGAGTTTCACGTGGACATAATTTATCCTCACATTGCTCTCGTTATAGTTTTTTTACAtattctttttatatttctctcAATAGTTGATGCATACATCAGCTTGGAGGGCGAGGGCTTCATGGAGATGCGGGTGAAGCACCTGGAGAAGATGGGCGAAGTTGCCAAAGCAGTGGTGTTGGCTAAAGCTTGCACTGAATGCAGCGTCATCTCCAACCAGGCAACCTTTCGTCAAACTTACGTCTCCCTGCTGTGTCACCTGCTGCCCAATGAAGAAGCCATCATGGAGGTGAAGCAGCATTCTGATTATGTGCAAAGAAACGCTGGTTATCCTTCAGGGATTTAGTTTGACACGCTGTGAACAGATTTGTTTCATTGATGAGTCAAGTTGAAAAGGCGGCGTGTTTTTAGATTTAGGTATGGAGAAGTTATACTATCTGTAATGTCGTTCCACTCCTGGATTATCTGATATAAGGACAGTGAGTGATTCACAATGAAGTGTGAAATTAGATTTGTATGTTATTACCCTGCAGATATTTATTCAGCCATCTTCCCTCCAACCTTTCCTATGTGTTTTATTGCTGTAACCTTTTATGTCTACTTTTCATGCTATCATAACAGATTCATAAACCTGCAGCTTTACAATATATTCTAATGAATTGCCTGTGTGATTGAACTGATTGTGAAAACACTGACTTTTCTAATGACAATAACAAAGAAACTACACTTAAAGAGTATTATATTTGAGGGTATTTCGTCTGCCGTGCTGTTCTCGTAGCACTCAGTTTTGTATTCCCACCCTGAACAGATATCCAGACTTGACTGTAAGGATGTGCTGGAGATCACATGCAATCTGGAGACGGAGGGGGAGGAGAACACGGCCTTCATCTTGTGCACAACTTTCCTGACACAGCAGCTACAGCAGCAGAGCCTTTACTGCTCCTGGTGAGTAATCTCTGATTTGACTGCATGTGTTGTGCATTATCTCGCGTTGGcttgtcttgatttgtttgtcatCGTCGTGGTTATCCCAGTCAGTCACGcagagtgtctctctctgataaaagaaaaagttgaacaaagactTGATTGCTCTTATTCTTCATCCAAAGGGACTTGATTCTGTTGTGGAGTAAACTTCAGAGGAGGATCGACCAATCGCTGACGTCTCTTCTGGAACGATGCCTTCAGCTAGGTGCCATTGCCAAAACCGTCTCACATTTGCTTTACCTGGTCCGCGTCATCCAGACTGAGGTGAGGGTAACAGCTATAGGAATTTTTTGTTAAGTACGTTTACACATGTTACATTTATTAATAAGGAATAAAAATGGAATTGGGTTGGTGCTATGATTCTAAAAGTCTTCTTTTGAACCAGTCAGTTCCAGGTACGCAAGAAagaaaactcagaaactaaactctcTCTTACTTTCAGTTAGTCCTGCTTCTCAGTCACATCTAGTGTGTCTGGAATATTAAACAAACCCGCCCATTAACATGTTATTAAAAACTCCACTATGGTACGATACAGGAGAAAACGAAAACACAGTCATTGTGTTGTGCGACTCTGATGTTAAGTTTATGATAGAGGAGACGGGACATTTGGAAAGGGAAACTGGAAACCCGAGAGGGCCTGTCATCAGAGTAGATGCTATACTGTttagtcaaactttttttttaacgtcatTAAAAGTCCAAGGAATATAAGCATCTTCTGCTGTCGTTGGTACTTAAGGTGCTGATTCCTCATCTGCTAATTGTATCTATGAATACTCATTTAGTTCTGCACTATAATCTGAACAGTGCCTAAAATGAGAGAAATGTAGCATTACCTGTTTTGTGCTACTGACAGAAAGTAGGTTAAAAGTAAAGTATCATATGGAGCAGCATATGGCTGTAAAATGAAGACCATCTGGTGTGCATTGAAATTAAGCTTTTATATCACTGCACTCTCAAGTTTAGAGTTTTGGCCACTTAATGCGAAATACTGATCaagtgatattaaaaaaaagtctcttctCAAAACAGCTTCTTACAGCAGCTGTGTTGGAAATCTGTCCATTGAACTTCTAAACTGAATGGCATCTGACCAAAATTTCCAAAGTGcaagaaatcaaaatgttcttGAATGACTGAACAATTTTTCAGAAAATCTGCAGAACTCAACAGCGTGCCTAACCAGCTCTTAAATAATCTAGTTGTTAAAACCTGTACACTTCAATCCTGTTTGTTATGAACAAGAGAGAAGAAGTGTAAGTCAGAAATGAaccatttgtttttgtgtcttgacCAAGATCCTAAGTTTTCTTAAAAGTTTAACAAGTCATTGAAGATCAAAATCAAATCTTGTCATAGTccgtgttttgttgttgctgttcaGAAGTCCAGGATGGgaatttttaaatcacatggttttaatttcttcaattaatttgcatttttttatccGAATTAAACACTTCCTTATGGTTTCTGAGTGTATTGAGACTCTTATTTGAAGAATTAGTCAAGGTTTAATGCTAATCGTATATCATTCTCTTTTCAGGCGGAGGACACTGGGGTACCTGCCTCGGTAGAGCTGTGTGTCAAAGCCCTTCAACTTCCAAAGCAGGATGACTCGGAAACCAGAATCTCCATCTGTAAGATGGTGTGCAGCCTTCTCTCGGACGACCTTGAAGTGTTGCGTGCCTGCCGGCTCACAGAGTTCTTGCTCGGCCCCAGCCAGGAGGCCTTCGGATGCCTCGAGGAGCTTTATAAACGCCCAGACCAAAAGCACGATGAGGAAAGTGAAGTTATTCCAAACTCGCTGCGCTGCGAGTTGCTGCTAGCACTTAAAGCCTACTGGCCTTTTGACCCTGAGTTCTGGGACTGGAAAACTCTGAAGTATCACTGCGTTTCCCTTCTGGGGTTGACGCCAGAATCagacggggaggaggaggaggaggcggcggcggcggcggccgTGGACAAACCTGAACAAGGTAAACAACAGGAGCCACAGGGAGTCGCTGTGAAGGTAGAATCATATCAACAAAATATTAATGGAAGCCTGGATGGTCATGAGGAGAGAAAGCAGTCTTTTAATTCaccagaaagaaaaggaggagaatcaGAGACGAAGAAACTCAAGTTCCGCTGTCAGATTTGTAAACGGTCGGTCACTGACACCCAAATCGTTCACCACTCCAAAAGACATGCAGCAGACGGCTTCCACCCCTGCCCTGTGTGCTTGGAAAAGTTCAAGAGCAGGAAGGACCTTGTTCCTCACATGAAGCACCACattcagagaggagaacattCAAACAAGGACAATGTAAAGAAAGAAGATGCACAGAAACCgatggaagaagaagatgatatTGAACCGGGTGAGATAACCATTGACCCCTCTGTAATGCTGTACTACAAATCCACACACGATCCCGACGTGCTGCACCACATCGTGGAACAAGCTAAAAGTGTAAAGGAGAAGAGCGCCGACGACGACGAGCATGTCACATTCGAGTACATCGAGCAACACTACAATCTGCAGAACCGGGACGAGTATCAGTGTCCAGGGACCGGATGCACTCGGGTTTTTAAACATTCCAAGTACTTGTACGTCCACTTAAAGTCGGACCACAGTGGTGACGACAACGTGAAGTATTTCCATCAGATGAGAGACAAGAGGgagaagtgtgttttttgtagACGCCACTTTGTCTCCGCTTTCCATCACCGCAAACATCGCAGAGTTCACTACGGCGATCAGCCTTACACGTGTGTGGTTATGGGCTGTGGCGCCAAGTTTAGCACTTCCAATGAGCTcgtcatgcacaaacacactcacggCTTTCACCTCAACTACCAGTGTGAGCTCAACGGCTGTTTTGTGACTTACTCGGACCTGGGACAGATCTACCACCACGAGGCACAGCACTTCAGAGACGCTGCGTTTACCTGTGTTAGCCCTGAATGTAAAAAATACTATTTGTCCAAAAAGGAGTTCTTAAAACATTTATCCACGCACAACATCACCTTCTCGGAGGACGACTTCGAGGCTCAGAGGAAAGCCAGGAGGAAACTTCTGAAGCAAAAGAGGGCTGCTGAAGCGACAACCCAACTCAACAAGTCAAATGACACAGCAGAGATTGTAAACGGAGATGTCCTAAACTCTTCATCAGCAAGTGGTGCCTCCTCTTCACAGACATCTGAGGACAAGGAACAAAAAGCAACAATGACCTTGGTTGCCGTGTGTTTTGACGGAAGCAAGTTCACGTGTGGTTTTGAGAAGTGTGGGATGACTTTCTCCAGAGCCAGAGATGTCCAGAGACATCTGAAATGTGCCCACCCAGAACACCTTAAACTAGAGAACAAAGAACACAAGCACGACAAAGAGCGGGGCTCTAAATCCAAAGGGATTAAGACTGAAACGGAACCAGACAGTGAGGAAAGGGACAGAAATAAGCTCTCGGGCCCGTCTCAACATACTGAGGttgtcaaagaaagaaaaacgtCCACTCATCAcagaaacaatgaaacaaactcGTCAAACTCTCAAACTAAAAACGATGCTCTGAGAGATTTAGTCGTCGGGCTTGGTAAACTGGATCTGAATGCTTCCTCTCACAGTGATCAAAGTGATTCCCCTCAGTCCACCCCAGACGCTGACGCAGCACAAATTGCTCTTCATCAGGCGATCATGGCTAAGCCTGCTGTGGTAGTGCTACATAGAGGAGCTTCAAATCTGTTTGAAGAGCAGTTACAGGTCAAAACTGAAACGTCATCTGCTGTCGAAGAAGGCCTAGCAGAATCTTTGGCCACAGCTAAGCCTTATATCTGTGAGGTCAAAAATTGTGTCTTTAAGACCGCTCAGAGTTACAGCTTACTGCGTCACTATCAGACCATACACGGCCGTTCAGTCAAAGAGGCCAAGAGGTTGACCTCCTTGGAAACGACGTCTTTTAAGCCTTACATCTGCCACTTTTGTTCCAAGAGTCACAGAGAGAAGCACGTCTTGAAGGCCCACTATGTTCAGGTACATAACCTGAGTGAGACTTTCTTGAACAAAATAAGCAACGCAGCTGTAAGCAACGAGGGAAAGCAAACATCTCAGCCCTTGACTAGTGCtcctttaaaagagaaaaagaaagagatccCAAAGATGCCCAAACAAGAGACAAAAAACTCAGACACGATGAGTGAAAATGGACGAAGCAACGACAGTCAATCTCCatccgaggaggaggagggagaggatgaaGCGGAGAGTAAAGAGGAAGAAGATCAGCCGAAGGGGGAAAACGGGGACGGCactcagcagcaggtcagaaCTACAAGGCGACTGGTCGCCAAAAGTAACCTCTGCTATATATTGGATAAATTCAGCAAACCTTTTCATTGTGTTGCAAAAAACTGTGACGCAGCGTTTTCCACCCAGGGAGGCCTGGTGCGCCATCTCCAGTTGGTCCATCGCTACAATCGCTCTCAGCTTCTGTTGGAGAAAGATTTTGATTCCCCTCAGTGTCCAGAAGTCAAAAAagagccccccaaaaaaaggtcTCCCCCAAACTTGGATGAACCTCAGCCCCAATTCAAATGTCACTTTGCCAACTGTAGTGCCGTCTACCACCTAAAAAGCAGCCTGGCGCGCCACACTCGAGACTGCCACTCGCATCCTTCAGAGCTTATACGGTGCAAGTATGAGGGCTGTACGAGCGTGTTCAGCCACGACAATGCACTTAAAAAACATACACTTTACAGTCACTATGAGTACTATGATTCACTGGTGGTACGTCTACAGAGCACGCACAAAAAGTCAATTACTGGATGCCAAAAGAAGCTTATCGTCACTCAACAGAGTCCTAAGGAAGGGGAGTCCCAGGCAGAGACGTCAAGTCCAGGTCTTGAAGTGTCTGCGGACTCGAAGGAAACAAGCGAGGAGGATAATGAGGCGAGAGCACgagcaagagagaaagaaaagaacaatgtttttttcaattgttttgccTTCAGATCTCATGAAGAAGCACTTCAAATGTGCCAAGACCGATGTTTGCGCGTGGCCTACCCGTGCATGGTCCAGGACTGTGACTCTGTCGTCACGTACATGGGAAGCCTACACCGTCACTACCTGCGGGTTCACCGCATGCGTCAAGGGGACATCATGAGGAATGAAGAGAGGCTTGTTTTAAACGCCGAGCAGCTTGAAGAGCTGATTCAGAGGAAGTCAGCCAGGCCGTCAGTGACGGGATCGTGTACCCCCAATGGGGTGCACAAAATGGAGTATCAGTCTGATCCTGAAAACTCAGGGGAGCAGCCAGAACCCAGGAGCTTCCACTCCATTAAGAAAGACCCTGAGGAAGAGGATAATCACGATGCGCTTGGATTTCCAgacgaggaagacgaggagCTACCACCTGTTGGGAGAAATGGCGTCCTTGTGGGTGCAGACGAGGTGCTTTATGGGGAACCGAGCACCGGCGGGCCGACTGAAGACTCCGCCACAGCAACACCAAAAGGTCAGAAACAGGACGAGCGGTTGAGCTTGGATCAAATCAAACCTCTCCTTCGTCCCCTAACTGTCGACCTCTCGGCACCGTGCTCACTGCCCTTCACTGCTGAGGAGGGCTTCCAATACCTGTCGAGCACCAAGGACGCTGGTAAAGGGTTGAACGGGGCGGCGCTTTCACCCGCTCTCCCCGTCCGCCAACCGCTTAAAAGGAAAAACGAACTGTCTGAACAGCCTTTAAACTTGAAAGACCCTCTGCCTCGCTGCCCCTCTCCTCGCCCTTTTGACATCACAGCGTACAAACCCATGGGCTTCGAGTCATCTTTCCTGAGGTTCATACAAGAGACGACCCCGAAAGAAAACAACGAGGTGGTGGCGAAACGGCGGGACACTTTTAAACGCGGTTGTTCTGTGAAGGAGAACAAACAGCTGGGAATATCTCACAACGGCAGCAAACGCACTCATTCCCCACTGCTGAAGCCCCACACGTTGACTGGAGACTTCACATCGATCCAAAACTTGAAGTCCATCTTGGACAAAGCTCTGGCTGGGTGTGGGGACCTGGCCATTAAGCAGCTTCAGTACCTCAGACCGGTGGTGGTCCTGGAAAGACCTGTGTGCACCACCACTCTGCCGGACCTCTTCCCAACAGAGACTAACAACAGCAAGCTCCTTCTTGGAAGTTAGTTTATGTGAGCACCTTTTTAACATAGCTACAGCAAAttactttgtattttcttaaactCTGTATCagtattttccttttcttccaaAATAATAGTATAATGATGTTttgctatttgtttttttaagttgccAAACTGATGAATTTCAAACATTAgcataaagattaaaaaaaaaaagaattaactTCAACAGTGCACATGAAATCAGAGTAAACTGTTTTTTAGATTTCTGTTATGAAAGCGTTCAGATCAAATCTGTTCTGTTAAACTTTTGATCACGTGTAAATAATGTAGGTTCTCCAAGATTAATGTACAGATTTTCAGATTGTTAGAAATGGTCAGTAGCGTATGGCAAGGCCTTTTCCagttgtgtgaaaatgtgactgAAAGTCAGTTCCTTATTACCAAATTCTTAAGGAACATGCTTATTATTTTCCACCTCAGTTTATATAATCAGTGTTGGGATGCAGTGGACAGGTGTTGGCGGACATGTATGTAACACTTTCTAATACAATAAATGTGGAAACAATATATAAAGCTCTTACTTTCCAAATTGAGTCTGTGacacctttttgttttggtagCATCTTTGTTTGAAGAAGAACCTTATTGGctgaaattaatttgtttttgtttacattagGCCTTTTCAAGTGACAACTCTTGATTAATAGTTACTGATATGTAATATAAGAATTAATTTATTGCTTTAGATTTCAGTCTTTCACCTCTAAAAGTAAACTTCTCTAAGACTCTTGAAGTGTCAATAAGGAAGGATTACTCACCAGGGACACTGGATGAAATGTATGTTGGTTTGAGAATATGTGCAATTAAGAGGACATGTTAAAATGCCATGATCATGTACTGTGTGTAGgttcagaggcgctgcttgggccccagaccagtaggggggaCCCCACAGGATTGATCAAATTTAAACTAAAGCAGCGACCcataatgtgcaaattttgcaatgacagtcaGAAACCTTCATAACCttctcattgccctgctgaaCGCTGGTTGGAAGGCCCCCAAACTGATTTTTGCCTTGGGGCCCCAGCGGACTCTAGAATCGCCTCTGCGTAGGTTGCTGGTTTATATATCTGGAATTTATTGGAAGTATAACATGATACTTTTTTTGGTgtacattacaaaaaaaactaatgcACAACTTGTCCAAATGGAAGCGTGAATCATGCTAAACTAAGAATATGATATCTTAGTGAAGTGTCATCAATGTATTTGATCATCTGGACACATCTAGAAATGGAGAATGATTTCCACAGAAGATCTGATTATCACAGCTACACTGCAGGAGCTGGTACTCCAAATCAGAGGGTTGAAAGTTTAAGCGGGTTGATGCAAAAAGGAGTACTGGCTACATGGGAAAAATAGAAGGTGAGGCCCTGTGTGTTTTGGAGCACCTGGATAAATCACTTATGCAGCTGTGCTTTGGGAACATTATTCAGGTGAGGTTGAAACTCTGTGGCCTAAATGCACAGCTTCTCCATCCCCTGAATAGATGGCTGGTGTATTTATAATGTTGGacaaagcacaaacaaaagTTATCTGAACAATGCCCTTGTATTCATTTATCAGCCCTAATAAGAAGTACTCCAATTTACTGTCTCCTTTATGTACTCAGAGGAAGAATTGGTGAAGATGTAGAGCTAAATTGGATGTTTAAGTTCTGCAGGCCTGTTTCATCTACAACAGCAACACCAGCTGTATAATCTGAAAGAAGCCTTTATACAAGCAACCTGTTAAAAAGTGTATACAAAGTAACTTTAGAGCTAAATCATACAAATATTTTAGGGGTTAGATGTGACCAACTGTAGCCTACAGGCCCACTGATCATTATACCAGAAAATTGGTAATGGCAGTGCCAGGATGAAGTGACTCAGGCTGCGTTCACACACTGCAAGCATTAATGCTCAATTCAGATTTTTTGGTTTGGCTGTTCACATAACTTTTTAAACTTGACATGCATCAGACTCCTTTGGTAGTCCAGATTATGAAAGTGGCCCAAATCTGAAGGTCAGATTCTATGTGAATTGAGCTGTTTCACATcatcatgaaaacaaatataacaggagcaaaaaagaaaatggattcAGGTCACATTTGCCTGCAAAAGTGAACACAGCCTTGAACTATTAAAAATGGCGAAAGGTTAATttttatgataaaaaataataataatattcaatAGAATTCATGCACCTTCTCTGTGAATGGGGGGAGGTGGTCAGGGTGCTCCAGACAGCTGTTTGCAGCTCATTACtatctctcacctcctctctctgtagAGTACTATGGACAGCTCCATACCTAGCCTTCACACATTTTTAACTAGGCTAAGCAATTAACAGCACTGTCCATGGTTCTGAAACAACAGAAATAGTTGATCATATATCGTTGccattcattttattgtttgctttttttttctaaacacataaaataaatacaactgaAGGGTCTGACGCTATAAGCTCACATAGGAAATCAGGCTTAAAGTGAATTTTTTTCGttgttttgtcatatttttgttGGCggttaaatgaaaaaagtaCAATAGATATGATTTAATTAGATTCAGTCACACTTGTCTTGACCTTAAATTGAATAATTTTCCTTTCCAATATGGAGCCGTGCGGGGATAAAGGTCGAATTTCAAGAGATAGTAACTAACGCATGGCTCAGTACTTTACTTATTTCAGaacttggttaaaaaaaaaaaatagtttatttgtatagcctaGTTTCAAAACCCTCAGTTAGCTTCACAAATAAAAGGAATAAAACAACTCATACATAGaaaatttacataaataaatcacaatgtcAATAAGGGCAAAGTCAAAATCAGGATCACTTAAAGATAAATGATCTCACCTGACATTGAAcacattgtgttttaaatgttgccctaattattattattaattttttttttaccaggtttCCTTCTTACATTGTGGCTTTTGGTAGTCTGAAACCCCTTCCCCTCCATTACGACCCCCTCAATCCACTACACTTGACTCCCCACAGTTCGCCGAGTCGGGTGAGGAGGCTTTTATAGGTTTGGTGACGTAGGCATTTCCTCCTACGTAGGCATGTACTCCACACAGGGTTAGAGTTTTTCAAACGGAAGGGACTCAgacactatgcacatttctaacacaatatttcgaatttcaatactttgcactcaaatgtcgagatttggacttgaattgatccataacactacttaatactcaaataaaGAGGTTTATAGTtggaaaaaagtggttttagggtttagttactgTTTAAGTAACGCGTATTAAATTCAAttcccccaaaataaatcaCGCCGTGACTCCACATGGTCTCTTGAAGATATTAAACCATGGTTACCCCCTTACAAAAATACTTATATGAATCGGTTTGAATAAATTAATCACAACTGAAAAATTGTCCCCCCCGGAACGcttgtttaaatgtgttgtttcgACGGGGACCGATTGCGCTGCAACACTTCAGCGTCGGAGCTCACATCTCGCATGAATGGAATGATATTATTGGTTAAAGCCTCGACTTAGGAATGGAAACTGGATGTCACAAATTTCAGAGTTAACATTTTGAGTCGGTGTCTGTCGATGTAACGAGGGGACGCTTTGCCCTTTAGATTCAACTTTAAAGAGCTCTCTGTTCGTTTGTGTACAGAGCGGAAGCTAAGTAGCTGCTAGCCTCAGACTACAGGCTTCACGGCGTTGACTTAGCCTGCTAGTCATCCCTGCTTCAGGATCAtagaccaacaacaacaaaaaacagagcaaagatgGTTGAAACTATATTTGACCTCCCCGTGGAGAAGCAGATATTTTATGCTGTGTTGGGGTTTTCGTGGACAGTGTATCTCTGGGAGGCTTACCTTTCTTACAGACAAGTAAGTCAAACATTTCTCTGTATCAAACTAAGCAGCTGAATTATCCAGAAGAAGGACAACATTAAACTTCTCCACCACAGAAGCATGTTTTGTTAATCTGCATAAATCGAAGTTATAGAGCACGAAATCTTTTTCAAACACACCTTGCAgcctttatatttatttatctatttatgtatttattgattgattgatctatttatttattgattgatttatctatttatttatgtatttatctatttattgatttatctatttatttatgtatttatgtatttattgattgatttatctatttatttatctatttattgatttatctatttatttatctatttattaatttatctatttatttatctatttattaatttatctatttatttatctatgtatttatttatttatatattgatttatctatttattgatttattgatttatttatctatttatctatttatttatttatctatttattgattgatttatctatttatttatttagttatctatttatttatctatgtatttatttatttatttatttgttagaatagaatagaattactttattgatcccaaactgggaaattgtggcgttacagcagcaggttatccaacacataatgagtaaaaaaacacaatattagcaaatctaaacacaatataatattaaatacaaagtaaataagtactaaaaatatcaaaactaagaatgtgaatatatacaaccaggatttaactaagcattactagtcttaaatatgaaagattaaatgtaaatgtgcaaaaacagagtcgtaaatggttgtaaattaaatatggaagattaaatgtaaatgtgcaaaaacagagttgtaaatggacagtattgacataagttaaagtgcatgagtgtaacatataataagcagaaactatacaatataacggcgagtagacagccaaatgaagtgaacatgagtgcagggataatttgtaaatttaacatgtgcagaacagattacagtatggagagacagatattatcatgatgacatcatgacatcatagGGACAGTGcatgtaaaaatgccagattatagcagaagtgctagtttccatctgttgtccctaggcaggtaacagagaaagacaaaatacaaataaaatacaaacacaaaggcacaagtgacacaagacaataatagaggttaaaggttaaaaggtggtcacagacttggttttcttttatccactgtttgaggtgtgttttgaaggttgcatatgtttgtgagtgtcttattgtgagtgggagaatattccaatatttagttcctttgactgacagaacagtttgtctgaatgtagtgcgtctgtgtgggacctcacagtctcctcgggctgtggcccctggtgccgatcccactggcagacttcagctttataaagtccttcaaaggaggaggagcaagtccgtgcaaaatgttatatctaaaacatgcatttttaaaatgaacaaaattatgaacatttagtaaattatgtttatctaaaacagtgcagtggtgaaacGATATATAGCAGATACTCTGTAAAACTGCACACATGAATATACCGTGGACATACATTTTCAGGTTCTTAGAAAGTGTCATTGGTTTACAGCTCTgcctttctttaaaaatgtctcacaTGCTTACATTTATTGAGTATGTGTTTAGTTGTTTACCTCCTCAGTTTAGCAAATTCCAGTTTTGAGATGTAGTGGATGTATGATTGTATACAATAAATTTGAATCAAATAGATTTGTTCATATCGCTTATTGttccctttcc contains these protein-coding regions:
- the rlf gene encoding zinc finger protein Rlf, coding for MAENNVEPEHEWSDRALDTAEDTLVAMETLLATLRAFEDVLRQQEISTASSTDYCDNFCQALMHYAGSRNSMEHGLPLLEVYCLSINCFAAARSHLTAESDRVALVLKRLALSCFELLLSVPENEIPYEAWVQFHQSVQIAHDTLLQYGSTDLQALLQITGEGGAWSNPVLTSLLTGQPTNTEEVDAYISLEGEGFMEMRVKHLEKMGEVAKAVVLAKACTECSVISNQATFRQTYVSLLCHLLPNEEAIMEISRLDCKDVLEITCNLETEGEENTAFILCTTFLTQQLQQQSLYCSWDLILLWSKLQRRIDQSLTSLLERCLQLGAIAKTVSHLLYLVRVIQTEAEDTGVPASVELCVKALQLPKQDDSETRISICKMVCSLLSDDLEVLRACRLTEFLLGPSQEAFGCLEELYKRPDQKHDEESEVIPNSLRCELLLALKAYWPFDPEFWDWKTLKYHCVSLLGLTPESDGEEEEEAAAAAAVDKPEQGKQQEPQGVAVKVESYQQNINGSLDGHEERKQSFNSPERKGGESETKKLKFRCQICKRSVTDTQIVHHSKRHAADGFHPCPVCLEKFKSRKDLVPHMKHHIQRGEHSNKDNVKKEDAQKPMEEEDDIEPGEITIDPSVMLYYKSTHDPDVLHHIVEQAKSVKEKSADDDEHVTFEYIEQHYNLQNRDEYQCPGTGCTRVFKHSKYLYVHLKSDHSGDDNVKYFHQMRDKREKCVFCRRHFVSAFHHRKHRRVHYGDQPYTCVVMGCGAKFSTSNELVMHKHTHGFHLNYQCELNGCFVTYSDLGQIYHHEAQHFRDAAFTCVSPECKKYYLSKKEFLKHLSTHNITFSEDDFEAQRKARRKLLKQKRAAEATTQLNKSNDTAEIVNGDVLNSSSASGASSSQTSEDKEQKATMTLVAVCFDGSKFTCGFEKCGMTFSRARDVQRHLKCAHPEHLKLENKEHKHDKERGSKSKGIKTETEPDSEERDRNKLSGPSQHTEVVKERKTSTHHRNNETNSSNSQTKNDALRDLVVGLGKLDLNASSHSDQSDSPQSTPDADAAQIALHQAIMAKPAVVVLHRGASNLFEEQLQVKTETSSAVEEGLAESLATAKPYICEVKNCVFKTAQSYSLLRHYQTIHGRSVKEAKRLTSLETTSFKPYICHFCSKSHREKHVLKAHYVQVHNLSETFLNKISNAAVSNEGKQTSQPLTSAPLKEKKKEIPKMPKQETKNSDTMSENGRSNDSQSPSEEEEGEDEAESKEEEDQPKGENGDGTQQQVRTTRRLVAKSNLCYILDKFSKPFHCVAKNCDAAFSTQGGLVRHLQLVHRYNRSQLLLEKDFDSPQCPEVKKEPPKKRSPPNLDEPQPQFKCHFANCSAVYHLKSSLARHTRDCHSHPSELIRCKYEGCTSVFSHDNALKKHTLYSHYEYYDSLVVRLQSTHKKSITGCQKKLIVTQQSPKEGESQAETSSPGLEVSADSKETSEEDNEARARAREKEKNNVFFNCFAFRSHEEALQMCQDRCLRVAYPCMVQDCDSVVTYMGSLHRHYLRVHRMRQGDIMRNEERLVLNAEQLEELIQRKSARPSVTGSCTPNGVHKMEYQSDPENSGEQPEPRSFHSIKKDPEEEDNHDALGFPDEEDEELPPVGRNGVLVGADEVLYGEPSTGGPTEDSATATPKGQKQDERLSLDQIKPLLRPLTVDLSAPCSLPFTAEEGFQYLSSTKDAGKGLNGAALSPALPVRQPLKRKNELSEQPLNLKDPLPRCPSPRPFDITAYKPMGFESSFLRFIQETTPKENNEVVAKRRDTFKRGCSVKENKQLGISHNGSKRTHSPLLKPHTLTGDFTSIQNLKSILDKALAGCGDLAIKQLQYLRPVVVLERPVCTTTLPDLFPTETNNSKLLLGS